The genomic segment ATCATTATTTAAAGCCATAATCTCACCTCTGTTTATTGTGAGCATTAGTTAATTACATTATTCGTAATTTTGTCATACATAATTATTTACTTTAATATACCTTAACCTCCAATTACATCAATTGGGTCGGTTTTTCGAAGTTCCTTAATAGGTGCAATTAAACTTAAAAACGATACAATTATTGGTATAAACAGCGCTACCTTTGCACCAGAAATACTCCATAAAGGAATAAATTTACCAGTTGGATAAAGTACAGTTAAATTCAAAATAAAAGTTATAAACGTAGTTAATAGTATTCCACATATATATCCCAGTAAACATACCGTAAAATTTTCCTTCCAAAGTTTAAAATAAAGTGTACTTTTTTTATAACCTATAGCTAATAATACTCCAAATTCGTATTTTCTATTAAGGAAGTTAATGTAATTCAAATTTCCAAGTGATATAAATAGCACTACTATTATTATCATATTAAGCATAAATGATAAACTATTCATTGGTTTAAGAATTTCATCATATTGCTTTGAAACACTGTAATAATCCCTAATCAAAATATTTTTAGGTGTGTCTTTAGATAAATAGTTAATTAAATTTTTATCTTTTATATTTTTAACATGAAACACTATAGAGTTCTTCATTACTGCACTTCTCGGAACATTATCCTTATTATCGCTGACTACTGCAAGCATTACTGGACCATCTGTAATTCCTGACACTTTAAATTTACCTTCTATTCCGTAGCTATCGGATACCTCTGAGCCAATATAATCTCCTGTTTTTAATTCGTTTTGCAGAGCATATTTTTTAGGGATAATGATTTCATTCTTATTGGTCCGTGGAAGTCTACCTTGAATTAGTTTCATATCAAGGGTAGTAATAATCCTTGATATATCTTTTTCATAAAAATTTATCACATCAATAGACATTCCACCCAAAAATCCACTATATTGAAGAAAACCATACTCACCAATTAATGGTACAATATAATCTACATTATTATCATTAGTTATTTTGTCTAAGTAATCTTTGGAAATAGGCTCTTCGCTATTGCTAGCTACTGTTGTGTATTTACTGAAAATATTGGTAGCTGTTATCTTTGTTAGCTCAGTAGCACTTTTATTTATTAGTGAATAAAAATAAATTAGTAAGACACCTACCATTATAGACATTAGTATTGGCAATATTTTAGAAGTATTATTTTTAATATACTTAAAGGGTGATAGCGGATTCATTATATCCCTCCATTCCTCTTTTTTTAATTGAGGTAACAGCGCCATCCCATATATTAATTATATCGTCTGCATTTTCAAGTATGGAAGCATCATGTGTTACAACTATAACTAAGGCATTATTTTTATATTCGTCCAATATCTTCATTACTTCCATTGCACTGGCATGGTCTAAGGATGCAGTAATCTCATCACCAAAAATTACTTTAGGGTCATTTATAAGTGCTCTAGCAATTGCAGCCTTTTGTCTTTGCCCACCGGATAATTGATGAGGCCTTTTATTGGCCAAATGCTCAATGCCAAGCTTTTTTAATAAACCCAACGCCTTTTCTTTTGCAGGAGTACTATTATCATTTATTGGTGTTAATACGTTATCTACTATTGTCATATAATCTATAAGAAAATGTCTTTGAAAAATGAACCCAAAATCTTTACGCCTAAGCCCTGTACTTTTAGAAATAGATAATTCATTAAATTTCACATTATTGTAACTTATGGTTCCCGATGATGGGATTTTTAGTCCTGCTAAGGAATATAGCAATGAACTTTTACCACTACCAGATGGTCCCATTATGCCTATTAATCTATTTCCTTCCAATGAAAGATTAATATTTCTTAAAGCATATGTCTGAACCTCTTTTCCAATATCATATATTAAATTTAGATTTTCCACTTTAAATAACATAATAATTCACTCCTTTTTATATTCCTTCAATCATAACTATAGGATCTAGCTTACTTATCATTCTGTTTACTGGTATTAATGTAAATAGCGTTGTAAATAGTGGTATATAAAGCGCCATTAAAAATGCTTTTGAAGAATAGTGTACTGAAACCCCACCAACGGCTCCAAATGCTCCATTATTAATTAATACAGAAGACAACCATCCAACTATTATCCCTAGAGTAAATCCTAGTAGATTTACAATAAATACTTCCCAAAATACCTTCTTCATTAATTCCACCTTGGTATACCCCATGGCATTTAAAATACCAAGTTCCTGTTTTCTACTAAAAAACTCTACATATTTAGAGCTTCCAGTGGAAATAACCATTACAATAATCGCAAGTATACAAATCATATCTAATGTACGCATTATAGATGCTCCTTTATTATAAAGTTTAATCATTCCACTTAAAGTCATCACTGCTACCCCTTTTTTAGGGAAACTTAGTAGTAGTTTATCCACCTCTTTTATTTTGTTATTCTTTGGAAAA from the Clostridium sp. CM027 genome contains:
- a CDS encoding ABC transporter permease, which gives rise to MNPLSPFKYIKNNTSKILPILMSIMVGVLLIYFYSLINKSATELTKITATNIFSKYTTVASNSEEPISKDYLDKITNDNNVDYIVPLIGEYGFLQYSGFLGGMSIDVINFYEKDISRIITTLDMKLIQGRLPRTNKNEIIIPKKYALQNELKTGDYIGSEVSDSYGIEGKFKVSGITDGPVMLAVVSDNKDNVPRSAVMKNSIVFHVKNIKDKNLINYLSKDTPKNILIRDYYSVSKQYDEILKPMNSLSFMLNMIIIVVLFISLGNLNYINFLNRKYEFGVLLAIGYKKSTLYFKLWKENFTVCLLGYICGILLTTFITFILNLTVLYPTGKFIPLWSISGAKVALFIPIIVSFLSLIAPIKELRKTDPIDVIGG
- a CDS encoding ABC transporter ATP-binding protein — translated: MLFKVENLNLIYDIGKEVQTYALRNINLSLEGNRLIGIMGPSGSGKSSLLYSLAGLKIPSSGTISYNNVKFNELSISKSTGLRRKDFGFIFQRHFLIDYMTIVDNVLTPINDNSTPAKEKALGLLKKLGIEHLANKRPHQLSGGQRQKAAIARALINDPKVIFGDEITASLDHASAMEVMKILDEYKNNALVIVVTHDASILENADDIINIWDGAVTSIKKRGMEGYNESAITL